Proteins encoded together in one Lathyrus oleraceus cultivar Zhongwan6 chromosome 5, CAAS_Psat_ZW6_1.0, whole genome shotgun sequence window:
- the LOC127081050 gene encoding uncharacterized protein LOC127081050 has product MGNIATCYNCREQGHISTNYMKPKKDQLRGKVFALFGLETTSTDKLIQGTCYINSIPLIAIIDTSTTYSFISFDCDKRLGFKLLSMVGSIIVVTPALGPMTTSLVCFNCPLTIYGKNFGIDLVCLPLNKLDVILGMSLLEFNHVHINCYNKFMSFHEINEDERVFVMAKQVNEVVNNGVQAFVILASISVEVRAVIN; this is encoded by the coding sequence ATGGGTAATATTGCCACCTGCTATAACTGTAGAGAGCAAGGTCACATTAGTACTAATTATATGAAGCCTAAGAAGGATCAGTTAAGGGGAAAGGTATTTGCATTGTTTGGTCTTGAGACTACTAGTACAGACAAGTTAATTCAAGGTACATGTTATATTAATAGTATTCCTCTAATTGCTATTATTGACACTAGTACAACATATTCTTTCATTTCTTTTGATTGTGATAAGCGATTGGGTTTTAAGTTATTGTCCATGGTCGGGAGTATAATTGTTGTCACTCCGGCTCTAGGTCCAATGACTACTTCTCTAGTTTGTTTTAATTGTCCATTAACTATCTATGGTAAGAACTTTGGGATTGATTTAGTTTGTCTACCCCTGAATAAACTTGATGTTATCCTTGGGATGAGTTTGTTGGAGTTCAACCATGTGCATATCAACTGTTACAACAAATTTATGTCGTTCCATGAAATCAATGAAGATGAGAGAGTGTTTGTGATGGCTAAGCAAGTGAATGAGGTTGTGAATAATGGGGTACAGGCGTTCGTGATATTAGCATCTATAAGTGTAGAAGTCAGGGCGGTGATTAATTAG